Genomic DNA from Solanum dulcamara chromosome 4, daSolDulc1.2, whole genome shotgun sequence:
AACCGAATTAGCAGAAATCAAacataaattgaataaaaagcaGCAAATTTTCCAAGCACAGTTTTGTGTTCAGTTGATGAAATAAGGAAATTGTACAAcataataatttttcaaaatctagTCCAATAGGAGACatataatcaattaattatCACCATTTTATTCAGCAAGAAGTAATAACCAAGTTATTAGACAACTGAACATAGAATTAACATAAATACACAAAATGACCTCAAAGCTAGCAAATTTTCAATCCAACTTTGATGAAATAAaacaattatacaatatagactTTTTTCCCAGTcaaaatccttttttttttataagagtGGTGTCCGATGGAATACCTGTCACCTCCCACGTCACCTCCCACTAGCAACAGATACCAAATAGGTCTATCtatactctttttttttgatgTTCGAACACCTCAACTAATTTTACGGGATACCGTGCCAACTACCACCAATAACAGATATCGGGTAACTCTGTTCACCAAACCTAGGACACATGGAAAGAATCACCAAGTGTTATTTTGTCTACGCTGAGCTTTGAACCTGAGACCTCGCGATTTTCAACCACTTCATTGACTTGGGTACATCTTGTTTATACTCTTTCCACCAAGATTAGGACAGATAAAAACAAATCAcctaatattttttgtatataatgTGATTGATTTGAATGTGAGACCTCGTAGTTCTTTTAACCCGCTTCACTAACCACTAGGCGTACCGTTGGTGCTTTCCCATTCAACATCTTATCAAGTACTTAGTTATTATCACAATTTCAATTCAGCagcaaataataaatgaattaCTTAGACAAATGAACTACATAATTAACATATATGTCGcgaatttcttcaattttcaaaatcTAATCCATTAATCGGAGAAATGCTACCTGGCCAGGGAAGAGAAAAGCATTGGTAGGCTTGTAATCAGCGAAGAGAGCATCATCAACCGCGGAAATTCGCGATCCAACGGAAATGCTGCTCATGAAAACCCTAGACTTATCCAATTTCAAAGGACTAAATCTTCGAAATCCATTCGAAGAAATGGAAGGAAGAATCAAAGAGGACGAGCAGCTCATTGTTGAGTTAGAGAGAACGAGTTGGATGGAGGAGCGAATCGACTCAGTCGGCGGTGTTACGGTTAATGGTGGCGGAGGAAACCAGAGACTATTTATATACTCACACAAATCTTAAGCTGCAATGGCGGAGTTCACTAAGTGCATAAGACAAAAGATGAATTAAACAGATTAAATAGCAGTTTTAATTCCTctgttattgtattatttgCAGTTTTAgtctatatattatttaattatgcacatttaacttttaattatttgaagtgtgcattttagttcttgaagttaacaaaaattaactatttaataaaataattatttaataatataaaaataaataaaagatttgtaattttaaatgcttgaaaaattatgtatatatatatatattaaaattatattttattcattagcTCCATTTTATTCAAATGCACTATACTTTGTTTTTTATTCCCTAACAACTcgttcttcctctctttttcaATGTTTACCAATCAAGGTCAAATACGATTACTTTTGAGGGTTTAGTAGATGGACATACTCCTTAAGGCTATCAATTTTGTCCTAACAACTTTCACTCTTTAAAAAAtttacatttaatttttattgaatttaattttttacccATATAATTCTTCAAACATTTAGAATCACTAAccattcaatttattttattttatatatttcaaaataattattttgttaaataattaacttttgtTCACTCCAAGGATCAAAATtgcacacttcaaataattgaaGGTTAAATGTGCATAGTCAAATAGcaaaaaaaactaaaactgaAATTATGCAATAATACAGAGACTAAAATCGCTATTTTCTCAATTAAATaacttttttattagtaataaaataatactCCCGAAcgcaaataaaataattctgcATTTTATccagaattattattttttataaataattctacattttttcaaatttttttaatcGAATTTAGAGTTTTAAAGTATCATTAATAGAATTAATTTAGtaaaaattttcttaaaagaaTGTGTCAAGTCAATATGATTAGAGTAATTTAAAAATGGGAGAGTACAATAACAATATACCCACTGAAATACCATAAGTGAAGTTTGGAAAGGGTAATATACGCAGACCTCGTGAAGATAGAAAAACTATTTTTGAAGGACTATCGGCTCAAGTGTAATAAACTCTAATATAAAAGGAAGCAGACAATGAAGAGAATATGTCAAATAAcaaaaaccaaataaaaaaaaagactacAATAATACAAGTAGTACCATCTCAAACATCCATCATCCTAAGCCAGATAACACTACAGAGTAAGCAATTTTCTAAATGATAATGAAGATGAACGGACAAAGTTTAGTTAGAACATGTGATTGTGTTTACTTACTTTGCTTTTATAATGTACAATCGTGTAATTAATCATATTTCACCTAATATTGTTTCGATTGCTCAGTCATAACCAAAACTCGTGTTGTCGACACTAAATCCCTCTTGAAAGTACAATGTAAAGTCGGTTATGTAAGAGAACATATTGCGGGTAAATCCAGGATGTCACAAAATTATCTACCTCTTAGAGAGAAATCCAGGATTTTAACTCAATGGGTCTAGGTCTCGAGTTTCAACCACCGAACCCATCACCTTATTCGAGTTGTGGGTTCATAGTTCTATTTTCAGCAATTCCAGTACATTTTACACAGATAAATCCAGGTCTAGACTAAAAGTTATAGGTCGAAATGAACACACAATTATACTGCTAGATCTGCCTCTGCCTCTCTATGCTAACACCTATTACAACAAAGGGGCATCAAACCTTTTGTTATCAATACATGTTTCTGCACTCAGGAGCCATAATCATCTATATATGGTTTTGCTCACTCCGAGTTGCTATAAATGAACGCGAAAACGCTCACTATAAGTTAGTACCGTATGTCTTGACTATGAAGTAACTCAACCACAGCAGCAACTACACCCTTTCCCTCGACTGAAACGTCAAAGCGGGGTTCtttgattttcctttttaaGATTTTATCCAGTTCCCCTCGCAGTTTCTGGAAAATTTGGATCCATGAGCAACATaagttttaattttgaaatgataaaaatgTATGCCACAGAGATGAAATTGTTGCAGAAATCGAATGACAAACCTTTATTAAATCCAACACACTTTTTGATGCGGAAAAGTGAAGATAGCCTCCAAGCATTTCAATGCCGTCTCCACTTTTGCTTGGAGTGAGATTACCCCCAAACATAAGAAGAGAATAATCAGATATGTTCGTTGAATCTCTGATATAAATGCTTGAGCTCTTGACTTTCTCACTGTAAACTAAGTAGGGAAGAGGGAAAAGATGAACATTAGCGTTAGCAGATGCTGGGTGGATATCAACTTTTCCAACTTCCTTCGTGTAAAATACTGTACGCTTTCCTCTTCTTTTACACTGTACGACATTTGGGTAGAGGCCCGCACAAAGGATGGCGCATACCATCTCTAAATCATTGCTATATTCATTGTATGCCTGCAACATCAGATCACTCTCTTAATCTTGATCATAGATAGGTGTTAGTACAGCTAGCTGGACTCAAATCAGAAGCTAAATATTATTTGCTTCTTCTACACCATGATATACACACTTCACCAAATAGTAAAAATTTACGACAAGACATGGTCAAACAAGACTTGGACAGCATTAGAGTGCAGAGAGTTATATGCTGCATCAGTTGTTCAAGGAAAAGAAATTTGGAGAATTTACCTTGGCTTCTCGTGATTTATCCACAAAACCAATATCTGACAGTAGgtcaacaaactgatttctcaTGTCTTCCAGCATCTGCAAGGTTACAGGAGATAAGAAATTTTCCCAACAGAAGGTTCTTTCTTTTCCATAACGTTTAGCATCTTTCCATCCTTCAAATGCTTTAAGAAGTGCAATGTGATCACTGCATCAAAGAGAAGATTGTTTTCACATGAATAAGGAAATATTTTATTCAACAAAGTGATGTCCCTGATGGAAGCCAGAGAAAGAGGCGTATAAaccattaatattttttggttTAACCTGCAAGAATCACCAGCAAAGGATCTTTTAGCAGCATCTGCTTCCTCTTTCCTGTTTATTGGAAGGACAAATGGATCACGGTGTGCCAGAGCAGCAGCAATAGTCAGTGCAGGgttcagacattggaagatggACCCCATCAGAAGCATTTTTCCAATATTTGGATCCAGCGGTAGAGTGCAAAGATGACGGCCTGTAAAGAAACGTTATAAGTAAACGTTCCAATGTGGAATATATAGAGAAAAACATATGCACTATACAAACCAAGTGGAGTAAGTTCTTCTGTATCATCCAGAGCTCCAATAGTTTTGAGAAGTTCAATGGCATTGTGGACAGAGAGAGCATCTGGAGGTTGAAGTGCCTTGGCCAAAAAGGATTCAATGGCACCAAACTGCAAACTCTTAATATGGAGACAAAGCTCTTGTAATGGTGTTCGAAGAATCTCAGGTAGTTGATATTGTGCCATAGCATCATGTATTAGTTTCGGATACAACCTATAACAAACTCCAGGTTGTACCCGGCCCGCACGACCACGTCTCTGCAGATAATCAAAAATCTCCGATAAGCCAAATGAAGTTGGATGAATTTGACTCCAATTATATCAATCTCACATGATATATATTGCATTTTTAATTACCTGATGTGCTGAGGCCTTTGAAATCCATGATGGTAATAAACAAGCTAGCTTGTTAAGTGCATCATAGCTAGTCTCTTTCGCCTTCCCACAGTCTATGACATACACGACATCATCTATAGTTATACtgctctcagctatgttggttGCAAGAACAATTTTCCTGCGTGATCAGATTAAAgatatttaattcaaaaaaagaaaaactgacTGACGAGCTGATAGTTTAAACTATCAGTCTTAGCAGCTCCTCAACTACAGCTGAACTGTGAATAACTTGATTCATATCATACTGCTATATTAGTCTATGCAATTGACAATGAAAATCCACAATTCGACAAGAAGAAATAACAGAAAAAGTAATGATCCACTTGAAGAGATTAATGATTGAGCAATGGTATTTTGATGAAGGGCtgtaaacataataatatatacgtACCAATTGCGATCCATATTTAGCTAAAAGTATGATTAAAGAATGTGAATTCTTGGAGATCCAGCTTATGCTAAACAAAGAATTTGAATTCTTGGAGATCCAGCTTATGCTAAACAAAGAACGTACCTCGTGTTAGCAGGTGGGCGATCAAATATTTCTCGTTGATTTACTGTTGGCATTGAACCGTGAAGAGGGAGGAATAAAAACTTCTTGGTGTCTCCAAGGAAGTTGTTAGCCTTAATTTTATCAAGTAGCTTAGAAATCTCATCCCAACCAGATAGGAATACAAGAATTGCACCTTCACCTTCACAGCGACAGATATATTCAATTGCTGCTTCCACCTATTCAAAGCGATGAAATAAAATCAATCAAAGTTAAGAAACAAGAGAACCCGTGCAACCAATGTAATAAACATGCCTTCAACCAAACCCCTCTTTCAGTAAGGAACTATAAATTGAAATGTTCAACAGGAATAAAATTCTCTTAGTTGGGAAAAGGTAAAGTACGTACAAGACCTAAATCAAGCTGTGAACCAGACCATGCTTCCAGAGATTGTCTTGTAGTCAAGCTGTAGCCTTTATAATGTGAACCAATGTCCACATCCTACAACCAGAAGTCTTCAATAAGAGTCTACTTGGTAAGAGAATTAAAATATGCATGTGCAAAGAGAAACTTTGTCATTTTTAGAAGTTCAGTTACAATAAAAAGCTCACTAACTGGTCATGCATTCCCCTTGAAATGAGTAAATAACTAAAGGATGAAGACCACAAATTGTGACAAAACACAGTATTCACAGTACATAATTAAATGAATGATTCGTAGTTAATTAGTTTGCTTTTATTATTGTCTAAAGAATGTCTCTTCCCCtttttgacaactctttaattctaaatttttacatgacatgtttaagaccacaagattaaagggcAATTTGCTACATTctacatattttaaatttaagactataaaattcaaaagtcttatttactttcttaaactttgtgtCAAGCCAAAatcagacaaataaattgaagatGGAGAATTAGTCATTGTTCACCATCTCATCAAAGACAATAAGCATCTCTCCGGTTATTCTATTTTTCATCATCAGAACGTCAACCTTTTAAAAAGAAAGCAATAGCATGTGCTTTTATAAGTGAAATTACATAACAACTTTTGAGCTTTGCACTTTGGCCGACAAATTAGATGAccacatataaaaaaaaatgattggtCAATCAGATGACCACATATAAAATGTATAGCAAGCAAATATACTTTCAACGGTGCTTTTTGAGGCTCCACTACCCCCCCCCCCACGGTTAGCCTGGGAGAAGATGGGGATAAAGAGTAGAGTAAAGATTGAATCCCGCCTTAGCTCTGCCGGGCACTGGACAGGGGGTTAGCTCTGTGTACATGTGTAGAGCCAAGTGTAGGTACTTCTAGGCCCCTTGTTGGGTACTGGATCACTCCAGTGCTTCGGTAACTATGGACCCTCTGCAATCCATTCCAGCACAGCAGTTacatttggggggggggggggggctgctACTAATGAAGATATTTGATAAGCAGAAAAAACCATGGATACTTAAGCTCTTATGTTAGACTCCACAACTACTCCCTCTATCCCAATTTGTGGCACAACTGGAATTTCGAGAGTCAACCATTAGAAGTTTGAATCTCGAAATTCCAATTGTGCCACATAATTTGGGACCATAAGAATTAGAAAATATgaacttcaacttcaactgaAAACGTAAAGAAACACAGTAACAATAACCTCATAGGAGGTTCGAGACAAACAGCCAAGTCTAATTCATCGAATAAGTCCATTTTcaagagaatatttttttttacttaaacttCATCAATAATATAGGAAAAGATCATGCCTCAAAATGATCAGTCAGAGGATCTCTTTTAGAATCTTGTTGCCTCATCCTTCTCCTTGAGTTTCCTTGGAAATTTTCTGCTTCAGATTTTATAAGGTAACGAGTCTTCTCCAACACGTCTTCAAGAAACAGCTCTGCCACTGGATATGTCAAACCCTGGAAAAATTAAGCCTAAGAAAATTAGAAGCAGAAAATAATGGTTGTACCTGTCTTAAAATGTGGAGATACACAAGATTAAAACAAAATACCGGTATATGAATTGTGGGTGCATCTCTGAAGTATTTGGAGAACAACTCAGCGTTAATAGTAGCACTCATCAGAATGAGACGCAAATCAGGTCGTCGAGGAAGGAGGTCACGTAAAATTATCAAGAGAAAGTCTTCATTCATGCCTCTTTCGTGGATTTCATCAACAAGCAGATGGCTAACATCAGTCAAATCAGGGTCCTGAACCTATATTCAAAATAAAGGGAGGGAAAAATCATTTTTCCTTCTAATAGATACAAAACCTCTAAATCAGTAGTATTAAtccaagattaaaaaaaattaaaaagaaaaagaaaaagaaaaagaaaaaaagaaaaaaagaaaagaaaaaaaatccaagATAATAATTACATAGAtaattatacaaataatatCAATCCCTTCTTATgtagaaaatatattaagtTTCCTTCATCCTCCAT
This window encodes:
- the LOC129887731 gene encoding DExH-box ATP-dependent RNA helicase DExH1 isoform X2 — translated: MSAEIEERVGNLLSSSQDTVYVGTSSSTSGNSAKLSSKAVEKAKPNLTIEDDTATKRLNVELKQKQEKTRESEKVKAMISFRGKLPAFKVKSEFMEAVANNQVLVVSGETGCGKTTQLPQFILEEEISSLRGVDCNIICTQPRRISAISVAARICSERGESLGDTVGYQIRLEAKRSAQTRLLFCTTGVLLRRLVQDPDLTDVSHLLVDEIHERGMNEDFLLIILRDLLPRRPDLRLILMSATINAELFSKYFRDAPTIHIPGLTYPVAELFLEDVLEKTRYLIKSEAENFQGNSRRRMRQQDSKRDPLTDHFEDVDIGSHYKGYSLTTRQSLEAWSGSQLDLGLVEAAIEYICRCEGEGAILVFLSGWDEISKLLDKIKANNFLGDTKKFLFLPLHGSMPTVNQREIFDRPPANTRKIVLATNIAESSITIDDVVYVIDCGKAKETSYDALNKLACLLPSWISKASAHQRRGRAGRVQPGVCYRLYPKLIHDAMAQYQLPEILRTPLQELCLHIKSLQFGAIESFLAKALQPPDALSVHNAIELLKTIGALDDTEELTPLGRHLCTLPLDPNIGKMLLMGSIFQCLNPALTIAAALAHRDPFVLPINRKEEADAAKRSFAGDSCSDHIALLKAFEGWKDAKRYGKERTFCWENFLSPVTLQMLEDMRNQFVDLLSDIGFVDKSREAKAYNEYSNDLEMVCAILCAGLYPNVVQCKRRGKRTVFYTKEVGKVDIHPASANANVHLFPLPYLVYSEKVKSSSIYIRDSTNISDYSLLMFGGNLTPSKSGDGIEMLGGYLHFSASKSVLDLIKKLRGELDKILKRKIKEPRFDVSVEGKGVVAAVVELLHSQDIRY
- the LOC129887731 gene encoding DExH-box ATP-dependent RNA helicase DExH1 isoform X1, yielding MSVRLLNHPHSALLHFHFRNSLRSSAHRSYSFSRSAMSYRPNYRGGSRGGGGRGGGGGRGGGGRGGGGGRGGEQRWWDPVWRAERLRHQAAEMEVMNENEWWGKMEQFKRGGDQEMVIRRNFSRDDQQKLSDMAYQLELYFHAYNKGKALVASKVPLPSYRADLDERHGSTQKEIRMSAEIEERVGNLLSSSQDTVYVGTSSSTSGNSAKLSSKAVEKAKPNLTIEDDTATKRLNVELKQKQEKTRESEKVKAMISFRGKLPAFKVKSEFMEAVANNQVLVVSGETGCGKTTQLPQFILEEEISSLRGVDCNIICTQPRRISAISVAARICSERGESLGDTVGYQIRLEAKRSAQTRLLFCTTGVLLRRLVQDPDLTDVSHLLVDEIHERGMNEDFLLIILRDLLPRRPDLRLILMSATINAELFSKYFRDAPTIHIPGLTYPVAELFLEDVLEKTRYLIKSEAENFQGNSRRRMRQQDSKRDPLTDHFEDVDIGSHYKGYSLTTRQSLEAWSGSQLDLGLVEAAIEYICRCEGEGAILVFLSGWDEISKLLDKIKANNFLGDTKKFLFLPLHGSMPTVNQREIFDRPPANTRKIVLATNIAESSITIDDVVYVIDCGKAKETSYDALNKLACLLPSWISKASAHQRRGRAGRVQPGVCYRLYPKLIHDAMAQYQLPEILRTPLQELCLHIKSLQFGAIESFLAKALQPPDALSVHNAIELLKTIGALDDTEELTPLGRHLCTLPLDPNIGKMLLMGSIFQCLNPALTIAAALAHRDPFVLPINRKEEADAAKRSFAGDSCSDHIALLKAFEGWKDAKRYGKERTFCWENFLSPVTLQMLEDMRNQFVDLLSDIGFVDKSREAKAYNEYSNDLEMVCAILCAGLYPNVVQCKRRGKRTVFYTKEVGKVDIHPASANANVHLFPLPYLVYSEKVKSSSIYIRDSTNISDYSLLMFGGNLTPSKSGDGIEMLGGYLHFSASKSVLDLIKKLRGELDKILKRKIKEPRFDVSVEGKGVVAAVVELLHSQDIRY